One genomic region from Carcharodon carcharias isolate sCarCar2 chromosome 12, sCarCar2.pri, whole genome shotgun sequence encodes:
- the LOC121285002 gene encoding gamma-crystallin S-1-like: MTEGRVIFYEDRNFQGQYYECSSDCADLHSHISRCNSIRVESDWWVMYEKPNYMGYQYVLTKGEYPDHQHWMGFNDNIRSCRSYSYASGAPYKIKIHERPNFGGQMMEFMDDCPSVHDRFHHHDIHSCHVMDGYWIFYEHPNYRGRQYFMRPGEYRRYSDWGAIVATVGSFRRIVDI, translated from the exons atgaccgaaggcaga GTTATCTTTTACGAGGACAGGAACTTCCAGGGTCAGTACTATGAGTGCAGTAGTGACTGTGCTGACCTTCACTCTCACATCAGCCGCTGTAACTCCATCCGTGTTGAGAGTGACTGGTGGGTGATGTATGAGAAACCCAATTACATGGGATACCAGTATGTTCTGACTAAGGGAGAATATCCTGACCACCAGCACTGGATGGGATTCAATGACAACATCAGGTCATGTCGTTCATATAGCTAT GCTAGTGGGGCTCCATACAAAATAAAGATTCACGAGAGGCCTAACTTTGGAGGACAGATGATGGAATTCATGGAtgactgtccatctgtccacgaTCGGTTCCATCATCATGACATTCACTCCTGCCATGTGATGGACGGTTACTGGATCTTCTATGAACATCCCAACTACAGAGGCCGACAGTACTTCATGAGACCCGGTGAATACAGGAGATACAGTGACTGGGGAGCCATTGTGGCTACTGTTGGCTCCTTCCGTCGAATTGTGGACATCTAA